A single window of Acidimicrobiales bacterium DNA harbors:
- a CDS encoding ribonuclease E/G, which produces DRKVWLPSGGSLIIEHTEALTVIDVNTGKNVGRSSLEETVFRNNLEAAEETARQLRLRDIGGIIVIDFVDMEVKANREAVAATLRDALARDKTRTQVFDISDLGLVEMTRKRIGEGLLESFSNACADCGGRGVNLNDELLAGSGRAGRR; this is translated from the coding sequence TGGACCGAAAGGTTTGGTTACCGTCCGGCGGATCGCTCATCATCGAGCACACCGAGGCCCTGACGGTCATCGACGTCAATACCGGTAAGAACGTGGGGCGCTCCAGCCTCGAGGAAACGGTGTTCCGCAATAATCTGGAGGCGGCCGAGGAGACCGCTCGCCAACTGCGCCTTCGAGACATCGGTGGCATCATCGTGATCGACTTTGTTGATATGGAGGTCAAAGCCAATCGTGAGGCAGTGGCCGCTACGTTGCGAGACGCGCTGGCTCGGGACAAGACCCGGACCCAGGTATTTGACATCTCCGACCTGGGTCTGGTTGAGATGACCCGAAAGCGCATTGGTGAGGGACTCCTCGAGTCCTTCTCCAACGCGTGTGCCGACTGTGGCGGCCGCGGGGTCAATCTGAACGACGAACTCTTGGCCGGTTCGGGCCGGGCCGGGCGACGATGA
- a CDS encoding bL21 family ribosomal protein — MYAVIATGGKQYRVEEGQRVLVERLGSVDSEVELTPVMVVDGGDVLAT; from the coding sequence ATGTACGCAGTGATCGCCACGGGTGGAAAGCAATACCGGGTCGAGGAGGGACAGCGTGTCCTCGTCGAGCGCTTGGGGTCTGTAGATAGCGAAGTCGAGTTGACGCCGGTGATGGTTGTTGACGGAGGAGACGTCTTGGCTACC